A portion of the Rhinolophus sinicus isolate RSC01 linkage group LG03, ASM3656204v1, whole genome shotgun sequence genome contains these proteins:
- the TMEM270 gene encoding transmembrane protein 270: MEVLPSVRSSLLGILLQVVKLSVLLVRNRVHLYEVLLLKVMLFNHWLSGLVQEAQGSCGQRAHSPPGLAACPVGWVLRAGLALIEVPVWLVLRAPRLVWAGMLGGARATGLAPTLLGAWERLGLSVATWMDLLLSCLHSLMLAALLLLLLPWKLCWKAHRYSLGWLPSKALLENHVVLELLALLKHLYWWVESTTALTAWHLAYLVTWTTCLASHLLQAAFEHTAQLAQAKEAELQEASGPLSESLLLESLVPKAGPVPPEHGTPGE; encoded by the exons ATGGAGGTGCTCCCTTCAGTCAGATCCAGCCTCTTGGGGATCCTGCTGCAGGTGGTAAAGCTCTCAGTGCtg CTGGTCCGGAACCGGGTCCATCTCTACGAGGTTCTTCTCCTCAAGGTCATGCTCTTCAACCACTGGCTGTCAGGGCTGGTCCAGGAGGCCCAGGGGTCCTGCGGCCAGCGGGCCCACTCACCGCCCGGCCTTGCAGCCTGCCCTGTGGGCTGGGTTCTACGGGCTGGGCTGGCACTGATAGAGGTCCCTGTATGGTTGGTACTGAGGGCACCCAGGCTAGTGTGGGCTGGCATGCTGGGCGGTGCCCGGGCCACGGGCCTGGCCCCGACACTGCTAGGTGCCTGGGAGCGGCTGGGCTTGTCTGTAGCCACCTGGATGGACCTGCTTCTGTCATGTCTGCACAGCTTGATGCTGGCAgccttgctgctgctgctgctcccctGGAAGCTGTGCTGGAAGGCCCACCGCTACAGCCTGGGCTGGCTGCCCAGCAAG GCTCTACTGGAGAACCATGTGGTACTGGAGCTACTGGCACTGCTGAAGCATCTGTACTGGTGGGTGGAGAGCACAACAGCACTCACCGCTTGGCACCTGGCCTATCTTGTCACTTGGACCACCTGCCTTGCCTCACACCTGCTGCAGGCTGCCTTTGAACACACCGCCCAGCTGGCCCAGGCCAAGGAGGCTGAGCTGCAGGAGGCCTCAGGCCCTTTGTCTGAGTCCCTGCTGCTTGAGTCCTTGGTCCCCAAGGCTGGGCCAGTCCCGCCAGAGCATGGAACGCCTGGGGAATAA